A region of the Candidatus Uhrbacteria bacterium genome:
GATCGGTGAGCCGGTGATGTCGATGCGCGTGTACGAGGAGCCAGCACCGGACGGGAACGTTCCCGATCCGCGAATGACTCCTTCGGAAGCGATCGACACCTGGGTCAGGTCGCCGTAGTCGCCATCGAGCATGACGTTGACGCCTTCGAGCGAAGCGATGGAACCATCACTCGCGCGGAAGCGGTAGCTCGCGACGTTTTGCCAGACATCGGGTCCGGCGACGAGGATCGTCGACTGCCGCATGGTGTGCGGCTCGATGATGATCGCGGGGCCGATCGCTGCGTCGGCCTCGACGATGACGGCGCTGTCGCTGCCCGCGTCGGGCGTGGGCAGCGGTGCCGCGTCGCTTGCGACGTACATGCCCGCATCCCCCATCGGGATACCGGCGTCGCCCATCAGCATCGGCCTTGCGCCGGAATCGAGCTCAGCTCGACTGCTGTCGCTTCCGCCGAAGATGATGTTGATGGTGGTGCAGCCGTTCATCGCCATGAGGGCGACGAGGGCGAGCGCGATCTGCTTGATGCTGTTCAAGGAGCCTCCGAATTTGTTGTGAGTTGTTGCTGTTCTTTCATCGTTGATCCACGACCGAGTCGCGGATCCAAGAGAAAGCCCATGAGAAGATTTTGTTTCGGTCCATGGGTAGACCGTCGGATGCATCACTGCATCCTGTCGTGGAATGGGAGCGGGAGCTTGCGCTCGACGGGGCGGATGACGCTGGCGAGCGATTCCCGCTGGCGCTCGAGCTTGTCGTCGAACGAATCGCACTCCTTCCACGCGGCGCGGGCCTTGTAGATGAAGCGGATGCCGATCGACGTGAACATCACCCCAAAGGTGAAGACCACGCCGACAGGAAGGAAGTCGGGCACGCGCGGCGCGATCACGTAGACCGCGTTGACGCAGAGGGCGAGTCCGATCGAGCTCACGACGACCGCGAGCAGCAAGTACGCGATCACCGCGTCGAGCTGGCGTCCGCGGAGCACCACGAGCTTTTCGTTGCGCTTCTGCGGCTCGGGCTCGGGGACGTGGCGGACCACGCGACGGTTGCGGTAGACGGCGAGGTCGATGGGGCGACGAGCGAGCGGGCTGTTGTTCAAATGATTGCCTCCGGCTTAGGTCCGCGACGAGAGTGTCGTGGAGCCAAGGGGAGGTTCGTGCCGCTGGTTTCACCCAGACGGTCGAACGGGAGAGGGAAGGTGCAGCTATCGTCTCTTCTTGTAGATCTCACAGAGGCTGCGGGTGCTGTAGTACAGGATCTGGCAGCTCACCGCCGCGATGTGTACGGCCACATACGCTACCGCGAGATAGAGAGGTATCTCCGGATTGATTCCGTCGACCTTGAAGCCCAGGAAGAAGAACCAAAGGCCGCATGCACCCATCCCCGCTCGCAACAGATGTGCGACGTGAGCCGTTTCCGTCGCGTTCCGATCGTACTTCTGCTCGTGGCGGAAGTACTTGCGAAGACCATCGATGTTCATGAACAGTCCGAGGATCGCGCAGACGGTGAGCAGTGCGTAGAAGATCACCTGGTTCATTCTGTGCCTCCGGCTTAGGTCCACCACAATGTGTGATGGAGCCAAGAAGAGGGCGGCCTGCGTCAAGACGAGTGACGGGGACCGCGGCTTCAGAGGTTAAGAAGGGAAGGAGCTAGCGATAGCGTGAAGTGCTCGGTGGAGAATAGTCGATGCTGATGAAGTTCTTGGCGCCGGTGTTGAACCAGCGCAAGTTCTTGCTCTGATAGTCCTCCGGGACCCCGCAGTTTTCTCGGGTGACACGGAGACAGATCATGCTCTCGTTGACCTCCATGAGCTCACCGCGAATATGCGAGGCTCTAACTTCTTCGTTTCGCAACTGGGCGACAGTCACGATCTTTCCGATCAAATCTTTGAGCATCGTATGCCTCCAGCTTTGGCCTCCGACCTCTCGCGATGTTGCGAGGTTGGTCAGAAGTCCAAGAAGAGTCCCCTGAGAAGTTTTTGTTTGGTGCAGGGGCACACCGTGAAAGGAGCTAGAGGATCACGCGAAGCGGGAGGTTGGCCTCCTTCACGCGCTCGGCGACTCCCGGGTAGGAGTACTGGCCTCCGTCGGAGAAGCTCTCGAGCTGTAGCCCGAGCGGCTTCAGGTCGTGAGCGACGAGCATCGTGTTCAGACGCTCGAAGGACTGCTCGCCGTCGTCGGCGTCTCGCCAGAGCGCGCGGCCATCGGCCTCGGCCTTGGTCAGCGCGTCGACGATCTTGCCGTGGACCGCTTGGCCTTCGGCGTCGTTCTTGTAGAACCACTTCACCTCGTTGTACTTGCCCGAGGGATCGAAGGCGTGCTGGCGCCGACAGCCGAAGTAGAACAGGCCGGTCGCGAGATCGCTCTCGGTGACGATGCCATCGCGGAGCGCACGCAGAAGCGCAGTGAACGAAACGAAGAGTGCGGTCATGAGAACCTCCACCTTTGACCTCCGACCTCTCGCGATGTTGCGAGGTTGGTCAGAAGTCCAAGAAGAGTCCCCTGAGAAGTTTTTTGTTTGGTGCAGGGGCACACCGTTGAAGATCAGTTGTAGAGGACGAGCACGCCGGGCTCGACGGTGATGGTGACGCCGTCTTCCACGTAGCTCGAGGCCTCGCCGATCAGGTAGACCTCGGGGGCGCGGACGGTCTTGTCCGTGTCGGCGAGGGCGGTGCTGGTGCAGCCGGAGATGTTGGCGGTGATGGGGGCGAAGGCGATGAGGGCGAGGATGAGGCGGATGGTCTGGTTCACAGGGAGCTCCTTGGTTTTCAGCCACGACCGAAATGGTCATGGACAGACTAAAACCAGCCCGTGGTCGCGGACTGGCTTGAGTCTTTTATTGTGAAATGGCGACCAACCCATTCCTTTACTGACCATATAATATAGCACAATAAGTCCTTTTTGTCAAGCAAAGTGAACATTATTATTGGCTAAGGTTAGCGGATATTACTAACGATTGTTAGCGGTTTTTTACAGAATATTCTGTTAAAGAACTGACATCGCTAATATTAGCCAATGGCTAGGGTTAGCCATAATCACGCAACATGGTCATAGTCATCAAGCTTTAGATTCGTGTCTGAAGTGCGCTGCCTTTTTCATGTTGCGTGACTATGTTGCGTGATCATGAATTGCAAACGTGATAACATAGCCACAAATGCCACATTTCGATGTGATAACCATCGGCTCGGCGACGCAGGATGTTTTTGTTAAAAGCGCTGGCTGGAAGGAACGACCTGATGGGTCGGCTCCGGATGGGATTGATGCCTGTATTCCCCTTGGCTCCAAGCTCGGGATTGATGAGCTGGTTTTTGCGACTGGGGGCGGGGCGACAAATGCGGCTGTTACCTTTTCCCGCTTTGGGTTGAAGACCGCTTGCTTCTCACGCGTCGGGGTTGATGAAGTCGGAGACAGTATCGTGAGGCAGCTGAAGGCCGAGCGTATCGATACAACAGGAATCCAGCGCGACAAAGAACGGACAACGGCATATTCAATTATTCTTGTTTCTGGCGAGGGGTATCGCGGTATTTTGACGCATCGTGGAGCAGCAAGTCATTTGGATGTAAAACAATTTCCTTGGAATCGATCCGGGAAAATCGTGAATCGTCCGTACAAAGCCAAATGGATTTATCTGACATCGATCGGCGGAGATGTGAAGTCGCTCAAATCGATTTTTGATCATGCAAAAAAGATGGGCGCGCGCGTTGCGTGGAATCCGGGGAATGCGGAATTGGAACTTGGTCGTAAAAAATTATTACCGTTCTTGAAAGCGACGGATGTTTTACTCGTGAATCGCGAGGAGGCGGCGATGCTTGCGCATGT
Encoded here:
- a CDS encoding carbohydrate kinase family protein, with the translated sequence MPHFDVITIGSATQDVFVKSAGWKERPDGSAPDGIDACIPLGSKLGIDELVFATGGGATNAAVTFSRFGLKTACFSRVGVDEVGDSIVRQLKAERIDTTGIQRDKERTTAYSIILVSGEGYRGILTHRGAASHLDVKQFPWNRSGKIVNRPYKAKWIYLTSIGGDVKSLKSIFDHAKKMGARVAWNPGNAELELGRKKLLPFLKATDVLLVNREEAAMLAHVAPRFLDDAMKKLGELPRQALVITDGKNGAYVRAHGATLYSPALRGKRLNTTGAGDAFGSGLVGALAKGYYLDDALRAGLLNAIGVVTHMGAKAGILKKFPL